The Enterococcus sp. 7F3_DIV0205 genome has a window encoding:
- a CDS encoding DUF916 and DUF3324 domain-containing protein yields the protein MKKNNYLYVILWAGLLLFLFPNITLAKEEENLGYTVSAVPSSKQIDPEQSYFYIQTTPGEIQQLKVNVKSTRKEPVKINIYPTNAFTGDQGTIEYTEDSKLLDETLKDPISSIVKVDTPSLTVEDYEEKELTIQLTSPKESYSGVKIGALVFELDGTEKDQPVTNKFAYRIGLITSENGDDYKDSKTLNLLDAKSTLKRGKKMVLATLQNPEPKILSNIDIQAEVREKDSKKVVKKTTAKQYNMAPNSRFEFEMDWGTSAIKGGTYLLNMTVSNGYNDWKFEKEFTITGAQAKQMNEDSGFKIITPIWIKAVTIVLLIMTGVMIFVLLKRRKKMESQWKSRKRKKRKKRKKKEVR from the coding sequence ATGAAAAAAAATAACTATTTATATGTCATTTTATGGGCGGGACTATTACTCTTTTTATTTCCCAACATAACATTGGCAAAAGAGGAAGAAAATCTTGGTTATACGGTTTCAGCCGTTCCTAGTAGTAAACAAATCGATCCAGAACAAAGCTATTTCTATATACAAACGACACCAGGAGAAATACAGCAGTTAAAAGTAAATGTGAAAAGCACGCGAAAAGAACCAGTAAAAATTAATATCTATCCAACGAATGCGTTTACTGGCGATCAAGGTACGATCGAATATACCGAAGACTCTAAATTGTTAGATGAAACATTAAAAGATCCTATAAGTTCTATAGTGAAAGTTGATACACCTAGTCTTACTGTGGAAGACTACGAGGAAAAAGAACTAACCATTCAACTAACTTCTCCAAAGGAAAGTTATTCTGGCGTGAAGATTGGAGCCTTAGTTTTTGAATTAGATGGTACTGAGAAAGACCAACCTGTAACCAACAAGTTTGCTTATCGAATTGGGCTAATTACCTCAGAAAATGGGGATGATTATAAAGACTCCAAGACATTGAATCTTTTGGATGCAAAATCTACTCTTAAACGTGGTAAAAAGATGGTTTTAGCAACATTACAAAATCCTGAACCTAAAATTTTATCTAATATCGATATTCAAGCAGAGGTTAGAGAAAAAGATAGCAAAAAGGTTGTAAAAAAAACAACAGCTAAACAGTACAATATGGCTCCGAATAGTCGCTTTGAATTTGAAATGGACTGGGGAACCTCAGCAATTAAAGGTGGGACTTATCTACTGAATATGACTGTGAGTAATGGATACAATGATTGGAAGTTTGAAAAAGAGTTTACAATCACAGGGGCACAAGCAAAACAAATGAATGAAGATAGTGGATTTAAAATCATTACGCCAATCTGGATAAAGGCCGTAACAATTGTATTACTTATTATGACGGGAGTTATGATATTTGTCCTTTTAAAAAGGCGAAAAAAAATGGAAAGTCAATGGAAATCTAGGAAAAGAAAAAAAAGGAAGAAAAGAAAAAAGAAAGAAGTGAGATAA